TCGCGCAGCTCCGTCAAAGGAGTGCCGAGCAGCCTCCCCAGGTTGCCCGCGGCCAGGGGGCACTCCGGGAAGGGGAGGGCCCTGGGCACCGCGTCGAGGGTCAGCAGGGCGCCCGTGTCCCGGTCGGCGGTCGCCCGGACGCGGTATTCGTGCACCGCCACCCGGCCCCCGGACGGCTCGGACGCACTGTCCTGGAACCAGGCGTCCACCTCGATCTCCTGCGCCAAGCGCACGTCGATGCGGCGCAGCCGCTGCGTCGTCGGCACGTCGTACTCGGGAAGCTCGTGCCACCCGAGCGGGTCGGCCGGGTCGGGGACGCCGCCTGCGGCCCTGGTCCGGTCGGCGGGCTCGTCCGGCCGGTGCGCCGTCGCGCCCTCGCGCCATCCGAGGCAGACCCCGGCGGGCAGCTTCCGCGCCCGGAAACTCTCCGGCAGCTCGTCGCCGGAGTGAAACCGGGTCAGCACGAAGGGCGCGACGATCGACGCGCCGGCGAGGTCGTCCAGGAGGAGGTGGAGCGCCGTGCCGGCCTTTCTCTCCTCCGGGACGACCTTCGCCAGCACCGCCCGCAGGCCTCCCCCGGCCCGCGTCCCCACCAGCCGGCGCAGCCCCGGCGCCCGCTCAGGCCCGTCGAAGTCCCGGATGGTGCGGGTGCGGGGGTCGACGCGGAGCGAGATGCGGTCCCGGTCGCGGACACGCGCGGAGCCGTCGGCCGCGGTCACCAGGTCGCGGGCGAAGCCGTCGATCGCCAAGGCCGTCCCGGGCTCGCCGGGCCACCGCATGTGCAGGCTCGTCGTCCGCCGGACGCTTCCGGCGATCCGGGACGGGGCGGCGCCGTCGGGCACGAAGACCGGCACCGCGCCGGGTTCCGGCAGGGCGGTCACAGCATCTCGATGATGGTGGCGTTGGCCATGCCCGCCCCTTCGCACATCGTCTGGAGCCCGTACTTACCGCCGGTCTGCTCGAGGTGGTTGACCAGCGTGGCGAGCAGCCTGGTCCCGGAGGCGCCGAGCGGGTGGCCCAGGGCGATCGCGCCGCCGCGCGGGTTGAGCTTGGCGGGGTCGGCGCCGGTCTCGGCGGCCCAGGCGAGCGGCACGGGGGCGAACGCCTCGTTCACCTCGAAGGCGTCGATGTCGGCGATGGTGAGTCCCGCGCGCTTGAGCACCTTCTCGGTCGCCGGGATCGGCCCGGTGAGCATGTAGAGCGGGTCGGAGCCCACGACGCTGAAGGAGTGGAAGCGGGCGCGCGGCTTCAGCCCCAGTTCCCGCGCCTTCTCACCGCTCATGATCAGGGCGGCGGACGCGCCGTCGGTGAGCGGCGAGGAGTTGCCGGGGGTGATCGACCAGTCGAGGCCGGGGAAGCGGGCCTCCATCTCCTCGGTGCGGAACGACGGCTTGAGGGCGGCCAGGCCCTCGGCCGTGGTCGACGGGCGCATCGTCTCGTCGACCTTGTGCAGGACGTTCGAACCGTCCGCGGCGGTGACCGGGACGGGCACGATCTCGTTCTCGAACAGTCCGCCCTCGGTGGCGGCGGCGGCCCGCGCGTGGGACTCGGCGGAGAACTCGTCGAGCCTGGCGCGGCTGAAGCCCCACTTCTTGGTGATCAGCTCCGCGGAGACGCCCTGGTTGACCAGCCCCTCGGGGTAGCGCGCCGCGACCCGGGGGCCGCCGGTGTCCCGGCCCAGCGTGCTGGTGCCCATCGGGACGCGGCTCATCACCTCGACGCCGCACGCCACGACGATGTCCTGGGCGCCGGCGATGACGGCCTGGGCGGCGAAGTGCGCGGCCTGCTGGCTGGAACCGCACTGGCGGTCGACGGTGGTCGCCGGGATGCTCTCCGGCCAGCCCGCCGCCAGCACCGCGCTGCGGCCGATGTTGAGGGCCTGCTCCGAAGCCTGGACCACGCACCCGGCGATGACGTCGTCGATCGCCTCCGGGTCGACCCCCGTCCGCTCCACCAGCCGGGTGAGGACCTCGGCCAGCAGGTCGACCGGGTGGGTGCCCGAGAGGGCTCCACCGGGCTTGCCCTTGCCGGAGGCGGTCCGGACGATATCGACGATCACTGCGTCACGCATGGGATTCCTTCTTCATCGGGGGTCGGGTGAGGTGACGGCCGGGGGCCGGATCACAGGTCGAGGACCAGACGCCGGGACAGGCAGCGGGAGACGCACGGGAACATCACGTCGTTCGCGGCCTTCTCCTCGTCGGTCAGCAGGGAGTCTCGGTGGTCCGGGACGCCGTCGAGGACATCGGTCTCGCATGTGCCGCAGGTGCCCTCCCGGCACGAGAAGTCGATGTCGACGCCGGCCTCGGTGAGCGCGTCCAGAAGGGTGGCGTCGGCGGCCACCTGGATCACCCGGCCGGACCGGTGCAGCTCGACCTCGAAGGCCGTGTCGACGGCGTCCGGGTCCGGTTCGACAGGGGTGAAGCGCTCCAGGCGCAGCCGCAGCGGGGGGCGTTCGGCCACCGCCTGCTCCATCGCCCGCAGCAGCGGCTCGGGACCGCAGCAGTAGACCGCGGTGTCCGCGGGCACGGCGTCGAGGGCGGAGTCGAGGTCGAGCAACCCGAACTCGTCCTGCGGCCGGAGCTGGACCGCGGCGGGGTCCAGCTCCGTTAGCCGGTCGGCGAAGGCCATGGAGGACCGGGTGCGGCCGCCGTAGAGCAGGCGCCACGGGACGCCCCGCGCGTGGACCGCCTCGATCATCGGGACGAGCGGGGTGATGCCGACGCCGCCGGCCACGAACAGGTAGCCGGGAGCCGGTTCCAGGGGGAAGTTGTTGCGCGGCCCGCGGACGCCGACCTCGTCGCCGACCGCGAGCACGTCGTGGACGTGCCGGGAGCCCCCGCGCCCGCCGGGCTCGCGCAGGACCGCGACCTGGAGCCGGCCGCGGTCAGCGGGGTCCCCGCACAGCGAGTACTGCCGCACCAGGCCGTCGCCGAGGACGAGGTCGATGTGCGCGCCGGGCTCCCATTCGGGCACCTCCCGGTCGGCGACCAGCGTCAGCTGGACGATGTCGCTCGTCAGGAGCTCTTTCGCGGCGACCGTCATGCGGACGTCGTCGCCGCCGTCCCCGGCGACCGCCGCCCGGGCGGCGACGTCCTCGGTCATCACCATGCGCGGCTCCTCCCTCCCGGCTCGTAAACCTTATTTCATTAGATTAATGTAGCCGGAGGACCATGTCGGAACCCCGATCAGGACACGTGATGACGACCACAAGCACAGGCACCGGGAACCCCGGAGGCGCTGTCCTCGACCTCTTCCGCATCGACGGCCGGGTGGCCGTGGTCACCGGCGCGAGCGGCGGCCTGGGCGCCGGCTTCGCCCGCGCCCTCGCCGAGGCCAGCGCCGACCTCGTGCTCGCCGCGCGCCGGGCGGAGCAGCTGGAGGAGACCGCGGCCGCCGTGCGGTCCCTGGGCCGCCGCGCGCTCGCCGTACCGACCGACATCGCCGACCCCGAGGCCGCCGAGGCGCTGATGCGCGCCGCCGTGGACGAGTTCGGCCGCGTCGACATCCTGGTCAACAACGCCGGGATCGCCTCCGTCGCGCCCGCGACCCGCGAGGCGCCCGAGGACTTCCGCCGGGTCATCGACGTCAACCTCAACGGCGCCTACTGGGCCGCCCAGGCCGCCGCCCGGGTGATGCGCCCCGGCTCGGCCATCGTCAACATCGGCAGTGTGCTGGGGCTCCAGAAGTCGGTGATGCCGCAGGCCGCCTACTCCGCGAGCAAGGCGGCGCTGCTCGGCCTCACCCGGGACCTGTCCGCGCAGTGGGCGCGGCGCCGCGGCATCCGGGTCAACACGCTGGCGCCCGGGTTCGTCGAGACCGACATGATCAGCGGGCTCGAGGACGGGGTCCTCGAGAAGTTCCTGGAGACCTGCACCCTCGGCCGGCCCGCGACGCAGCGCGAGCTGGACGCCGCGCTGCTCTTCCTCGTCTCCCCGGCGTCCAGTTACGTCACCGGCAGCACGCTGGCCGTCGACGGGGGCATGTCGGGCCACTGATCCCCGAAGACCGCTGCCCGGAGTCGCGAAGGGCCGCACCGGCGGCGCACAGCCGGTGCGGCCCTCGGCACCACGACGGCCGGAAGGACCCGGCCGGCCGCCGCGGCCGCGTCGACCGCCGTCGCGAGCGCGTTCCCCGGGAACCGCCGCCCGCGATCAGTGGTCAGGCCCTGCCCCACCTCTCTTCGGCGAGGGCGGTGAGGGCGCGGTGGTCGAGCTTCCCGTTGGCCCCGCGCCCGACCGTCTCGACGAACCCGATCTCGCGGGGGACCTTGTAGCCGGCCAGCATCGACCGGGCGTGCGCCCGCAGCTCCTCGATCGAAGGCTCCTCGCCGTCGGCCTCGACCAGGGCGACGACCTTCCTGCCCAGGCGGTCGTCGGGCACGCCGACCACGGCGGCGTCGGCGACGGCGGGGTGCTTCTTGAGCACCTCCTCGACCTCCTCGGCGAACACCTTCTCCCCGCCGGTGTTGATCACACCGGAGCCGCGGCCGAGCAGGCGGATGGTGCCGTCGGCCTCGAGCGTGGCGAGGTCGCCGGGGACGGACCAGCGCCGGCCCGCCGCCTCGACGAAGGTCCGGGCGGACTTCTCGGGGTCGTTGAGGTAGCCGACCGGGATCCAGCCGGTCACCGCGAGCCGCCCGACCCGGCCGTCGCCCGGCTCGGCCAGCGTGCCGTCGTCGAGCAGGATCGCGGCCCGGTCGGACGGGCGGAACGTGGCGGTGTCCGCGACGTTCCCGGCCGTCGACACGGTCGAGGCGACCGCGGACGCCTCCGACGAGCCGAGCCCGTCGAGCAGGCGCACCCGCGGCAGGTGCTTCAGCAGCCCGCTCTTGACCTCGCTGCTCCACATGACGCCCGACGAGAAGACGAGCCTCAGGGAGGACAGGTCCCACCGGCCGGGCTCCGCGTCGAGCGCGGCGAGGAGCGGCCGCGCGAACGCGTCCCCGACGATCGCCAGCGACGCGACCCGCTCGCGTTCGGCGGTGTCGAGCAGCTCCTCCGCCGAGAAGCTCGTGCCGGTCAGGGTGACGATCGTCGAGCCCGCGCTCAGCGCGGCGATCGTGAAGAAGAGTCCCGCTCCGTGCATCAGCGGGCTCGCCGTGAGCGCGCGCAGCTCGCGGCTCTTCTCCCGCAGGTGCCGCTCGATCGCCGCGGTGTCGCCGTGGTCGGGCAGCGGGGCGGCGTTCTGCGAGTTGAGCAGGGACAGGATGTCGGCCTGGCGCCACATCACGCCCTTGGGCTGCCCCGTCGTCCCGCCGGTGTAGATGAGGATCAGGGAGTCGGCGCTGCCTCCGCCGTGCGGGCGGGGGGTGTGGGCGAGCGCCTCGGAGTACGGCGTGACCCAGCCGGGCGCGTACCCGTCGCCGCCGACCTCGATCCAGGCGCGCACGCTCGGCACCCGATCGCGGACCCTGGCGACGCGGTCGCGGAACTCCGCCGCGTAGACGACCGCCTTCACGTCCGCGTCGGTCCAGATCTGGACCAGCTCGTCGTCGACGTACCTGTAGTTGGTGTTCATCGGCGCGAGCGCCGCCTTGGAGGCGGCGTAGAAGGCCTCGATGTACTCGGGACCGTTGCGCAGGTACTCCGCGACGACGTCGCCGGGGCGGAGGCCGGCGTCGCCGAGGGCTCCGGCGAGCGCGGAGGCGTTGGCGTCGAGCTCGGCCCACGTGGTGCGCCGGTCGCCGTGCACGAGGGCGACCCGCTCGGGGAACACGCGTGATACCGCCTCGAAGACGCTGGCGAAGTCCCAGTCGGCCATGGAGACCCTTTCAGGAGCGACACGGGGAACCATGCCCCGGACAGTGCACCGCTATCCTAATGACAGTAGGTTATTCGGGCAAACGAGCCGGGCGGTCCTGCCTGGTGGACTGCCTGTGACCCGCGATGCGCGCCGCTCCGCCGCAAGGAACGGGCGTTAGGTAAAGCGAGCGGTAACATCACTTCACAAACCGGACCGTCACCAGGAGACCGCGATGGCCAGGCCCCGGCAGCCACTGATCAGCCGTAGTGCCGCTGCGGCGGCAGCACTGCGCATCATCGACGAAGAGGGACTCGACGCCCTGTCGTTGCCGCGCCTCGCCCGTGACATCGGGGTGAGCGCCCCGTCCCTGTACCACCACTTCGCGGACAAGTCGGCGATCCTCGCGGCCGTCTCCCGCGCGATCGTCGCCGAGATAAAGGTGCCCCGGAAGCCCGCTCCGGAGAACTGGCCGGAGTGGTTCGTCCAGATGAGCCTCAACTTCCGCACCGTGGTGCTGCGGCACCGCAACGCGGCGCCGCTGCTCCTGCAGTACCGCCCCCGGCTGCAGCTGACCGGCTACGACGACGCCGCCGAGTACCTGGCCGAGTGCGGCGTCCCGGTGCACCTGCACGTCCAGATCCTCGAGGGCATGGAGACGATCACCCTGGGGGCCTCCCTCGCCGAGGCGATGAAGCCGACGGCGTCGCGCAAGCCGTCGTTCCCCTACCTCGACGTCAAGCGCCAGCCCAACCTGGCCGCCGCCGTCGCCGCCAACACCTTCACCCAGAAGAAGGTCTTCGAGAACATGATCCGCAGCTTCCTCTACGGCGTCGTCCAGTTGGAGGAGTCTGCCCAGCCGAAGCGCACCTCTCCCCGGCAGTCGAAGTGAGGCCGGGCCCGGGGAGCTAGAGCCGCTCCCCGCGCGGCACCACCCAGAGGCCCTCGGCCTCGGTGAGGACCCGGCCGCCCCGGGTCAGCTCGGCGCGCATGTAACGCTTGCGGCCCTCCTCGGACTCGATCCATGCCCGGACGCCGAGCGGCTCGCCCACGGGCACGATCTCGCGGTAGTCGGTCCTGACGTACGCCGTCCTGCCGCGGGGCCGCCCGTGGCTGTAGCCCAGGCGGGACATGACTTCGTCGAAGACGAGCGGGAGCACCCCGCCGTGGACGGCTCCGCGGCCCGCGTGGAACCTCCCGAGCGCGGCGCCTCGCCCAGGGGGCGGATCCGCGGCCCTGTGCGAGGCGCGTGCCGGTCTTCTGTCATCGCTTGAGCGGGACGGCGTGCTCGGGGACCTTGTCGTACCGCTCCCGCAGCACCACCTTCGACAGCTTGCCCGAGAACGTGCGCGGCAGCGGCTCGTCGCTCACGATCGCGTGGCGGGGCTGCTTGAAGCCCGCGAGCTGCTCCTTGGAGACCGCGGCCAGGCGGGACAGCACCTCCTCCTGGTCGCCGTCGCAGCGGAGCACCACCATCGGGACCTCGCCCCACTGCTCGTCGGGCACGCCGATCACGGCGAGCTCGGCCACTCCCTCCACACCGGCGAGCACCCGCTCGATCTCGGCGGGGTAGACGTTGAGCCCGCCCGAGATCAGCATGTCCTTGCTCCGGTCGATCAGCTTGAGGAAGCCCTGCCCGTCCTGGAGCCCGACGTCGCCCGTCCGCAGCCAGCCGTCGACGACGGTCTCCGCGGTCTCCTCCGGCCGCCGCCAGTAGCCCTTCATCACGTGCGGACCCTTGACCAAAATCTCGCCCACCTCGTCCGGCCCGGCGAAGCCGCCCTCGGCCGCGGCGATGCGGATGTCGGTCCCGAGCAGCGGCAGGCCGGCGAAGCCGGGGCGGCTGACCGCGTCCTCGTAGCGCATCGAGGCCGCCAGCCCGGACGCCTCGGTCAGGCCGTAGACCTGGGTCAGCGGGATGCCGCGGGAGCGGAAGGCCTCCAGCAGGTCCAGCCGGACCGGCGCCCCGCCGGCTCCCGCGAAGCTGAACTCGGCCAGCCTGGCCTCGCCGAACCTCGGCAGGGTCATCATCCGCTCCCAGATCACCGGCACCATCGTGGTGGCCGTGACCTGGTACTTCTCAAGGATGTCGAGGGCGCGTTCGGGGTCGAACTCCTCGAGCAGCACCATGGTGGAGCCCGGGTAGACCACGAACTGCATGAAGACCGAGATCCCCGACCCGGTGTAGACCAGCGGCGCGGCCGCGAGCACCCTGTCCTTGCCGGTCAGTCCGTGCGCGAGGCACGCGGACTGGCCGACCGAGAGAATGCCGGCGTGCGTCAGCAGGGCGCCCTTCTGCACCCCGGTGGTGCCGGAGGTGTAGCAGATGAACGCCGGGTCGTCGCCGGCGACGTCGGCGACCGGCACCGGGCCGTCCTCGACCAGCAGGTCCGAGTACGGCGGCAGGTCTTCGCCGCCCAGCGCGAAGATCTCGAACTCCCTGCTCCGCCCGGCCTCCTCCAGGAGGCCCACCAGATCGCCGTCGGCGACGACGACCTTGGGGTCCGCGTCCTCGATCAGGGTCGCCAGCTCGTTGCCCTTGAGCCGGAAGTTGAGCGGGGCGCAGATCGCGCCGAGCTTCACGGTCGCCAGCATCAGGGCGGCGACCTCCGGCTTGTTGGTCATGAGGATGCCGACGCGGTCGCCGTGCCGCACTCCCCTCTTGGCCAGGCCGCGAGCCAGCGCGTCCGAGATCGCGTCGAGTTCACGCCAGGTCACGGCGGTGTCGCCGAAGATGATCGCGTCGTGGTCGGGACGGTTGCGTCCCCAGTAGCGGACGAGGTCGTTGATGTTCATGAGGCGTCCTGATCGGAGGTGTCGTGAGAAGGGGAGGGTGCGAGTTCGGCCAGCACCGCCGCGGTGTCGGCCCCGAGGTCCGGGGCCTGCTCCGGTGCGAAGGTCTCCCCCGCCACCCGCACGGGCGAGGCCGTGAGCTCCAGTTCCCCGTGCTCGGTGACGAGCCGGTAGGTGTTGGCGCGCGCGGTGAAGTGCGGGTCGCGGACGAGGTCGTCGACGGTGTTGACGGGCCCGCCCGCGATGTCGTGCTCGAGGAAGAACTCGGTCCACTCGGCGCGGGTGCGCTCGGCGAAGATCTTCTTCAGCTCCCGCCAGACGTGCTCGGCACGCTCGCGCGAGCCTTCGTCCACGGTTTCGAGGTCGTACTCGAGCAGGTCCTCGCGTCCCACCGCGACGCAGAAGTTCCGCCAGAACTTCGGGAGGTGCGCGCCGAAGATCATCGCTCCGCCGTCGCTCGTCCGGTAGGCCTCCAGGCGGGGCCAGTCGGGCAGGCGCCCGTCGGGCAGCCATCCGTCGCGCAGCACGACCCGGTCCCGGTTCAAAGCGGCGTCGATCTCGTCGGGGATCCAGGCCGCGGCGACGTCGGCCCCGGCCACCTCGATCCGCTTGCCGACGCCGGTGCGCCGCGCGTCGAGGATCGCCGCGAGCACGCCCATCGCGCCGTACGCGCCCAGCGCGTACATGGCGATGTTCGGATTGGTCGACCCGGCCATGCCCTCGGTGGGCGGCTCGTCGGGCAGGTTCACCCTGCGCAGCCCGCCGTACCCGTCGAACACCGGGCCGCCCGAGCCCAGGCGGCTGTAGGGGCCGTCGGAACCGAATCCGGAGATGCTGCAGAAGACCAGGGAGGGCTTCAGCTCGGCGAGCACGTCGGGTCCGAGGCCGAGCCGCTCCAGGTATCCCGCACGGGTGCCCTCGATGACCACGTCGCTCTGCGCCGCGAGGTCGCGGAACGCCCGCTTGCCCTTCTCGCTCCGCAGGTCGAGGGCGACGCTCCGCTTGCCGCGGTTCCAGCGCAGGTGCATGAAGGCCGGCCCGTCGGGCGCGCCCACCGCGGCCGCGCCGCCCTGGCGCACCCCGTCGCCGGGGCCCGACTCGACCTTGATCACGTCGGCGCCCAGGTCGGCCAGGTGCCCGCCGACGGAGGACGGCGCGAGCTGTGCGACCTCCAGGACCCGGATGCCGTTGAGCAGCGAGTAGCCGGGCATGGCCGCTCCTTTCTGTTCGGTGTGAGTCCGGGACGATCGTCAGTGGACCGGGCCGCCGAGCCAGACGCCGAGTTCCTCGCCGGACACGTAGGCGGCCTGATCGCTCGCCAGGAAGGCCACCGTGTCGGCGACCGCGTCGGCGGGGATCTCCGGCCAGGCCGCCCGCAGCGCGGCGTGGTGCTCGTCGCCCGCGTCCCGGGTCATGTCGGTGTCGACGAAGCCCGGGACGACCACGTTCGCCGTGATGCCCCGGCGGGCGACCTCCTTGGCGAGCACCTTGGTCATCGCCACGAGCCCGGCCTTCGCCGCGGCGTACGCCGCCATGGTCGGGGTGACGGACCGGCCGGCCGCGGGGCTGCCGAGGAAGATCACCCTTCCCCAGCCGGCGGCGTACATGCCCGGAAGGGCCGCGTGGGTGCAGTAGTACGCGCCGTGCAGGTTCACGCCGAGCACGCGGTCCCACGCCTCGGGGCCGAGGGAGCGCGCCGAGGCGTTCTCGGCGTGGCCGGCGTTGTTGACCAGCACGGTCGGCGTGCCCAGCAGCTCGGCCGTGGCGGCGACCAGGTCCACCGCCTCCGCGGCGACGCCGACGTCGCCCCGCACGGCGGCGGCGCGGCCGCCGAGGGCCTCGATCTCCTCGACCACGGCCTGCGCGCCGTCGGCGCTGCGCGAGTAGTTGACCGCGACGGCGAACCCGTCCTGGGCGAGGCGCCGGGAGATCCGCGCGCCGATGCCCCGGCCGCCTCCGGTGACCAGGGCGACCCTGCCGGCGGGCATGCTCACCGCACCTTCGCGGTCGTCTCGGGGAGGGTGGCGTACTGCCGGGTCAGGTCGCGCTTGGCGATCTTGCCGCTGGCCATCCTCGGCAGGTCGCCGTCGACGAAGACGACGTAGCGGGGAACCTTGTAGTCCGCGAGCCGCTCGTTGCACCACTCGACGACCTCGGCCGCCTCGATCGGCCGCTCGGCGCGGACCACGGCCGCGGGCGTCTCGCCGAACTTGGCGTCGGGGACGCTGATGACCGCGACCTCCTTGACGCCGGGCATGGTCTGGATGACCTGCTCGATCTCCAGGGGGGAGATGTTGAGGCCGCCGGAGATGATCATGTCCTTGAGGCGGTCCACGTAGGTGAGGCGGCCCTGCTCGTCCAGCACGCCGATGTCCCCGGTGCGCAGCCAGCCGTCCAGGAAGGCCTCGCGGGTCGCCTCCTCGTTGCGCCAGTAGCCCGGCATCATGCCCGGCCCCCGCAGGAGGATCTCCCCTGGCTCGTTCGGCGGAAGGTCGTTGCCCTCGGGGTCGACCACGCGGATCTTGGTGAAGATGCCGCCGTAGCCGCACTTCTCGGGGTGGAGGTGGGCCTCGGCGCGCGGCATGACCGTCGCCGAGCCGCCGATCTCGGTCTGGCCGTAGATCTGCCTCAGGGCGACGCCCTTGGCCATCCACGTCTTGAGCAGGTCGACCGGCACCCGGGCGCCGCCGACGTGCGCCGTGGTGAGCGACGTGAGGTCGGCGTCCTCGAAGCCGTCGGCGCGGGAGATCTGCTCGAAGAGGATCGGCGGGCCGGTGAGGGTGGTGACCTTGTTGGCGGCCATCACCTCGAGGGCGCGGCCGGGCACGAAGCCCGGCTGGAGGAACAGGGTGCCGCCGTGCAGCACGACGCGGCAGAAGTTCCAGATGACGCCGGCGGCGGTGAAGAGCGGAAGGACCAGGAGGGCCCGCAGCCCCTGCGGCTCGACCCCCTCGATCAGGTGCCACTCGTGCATCTCGCCGGCGATGGTGCCGTGCGTGAAGATGACGCCCTTGGGCTTGCCGGTGGTCCCGCTGGTGTAGACGATGGCGGTCGGATCCTGCAGGTCCGCGACGTGGTTGCGGACCGCCGGGTGCGCACCGCCGCGCAGCGGCCGGACGTCGCGCTGGAGGGTCCGGAGCCGGAACTCCGCCCCTTCGTCCCGGATCTCGCGGAGCCGATCCTCGATCGCGCCCTCGTCCGCGTAGACGACCGCGGGCTCGCAGTCCTCGACCAGGCCAGCGAGCTCGCGCGTCACCATCCGCTGGTTGAACGGGGCCACGATCGCACCGATCTTGAAGCCGGCGAGCGCGGCCACGCACCACTCGAGGGAGTTGGCCGCGACGATCGAGACCCGGTCCCCGGGCCGGACGCCGTCGGACCGCAGGGTCGCGGCGACACCGTCGGCCCACGTGTTGAGCTCGGCGTAGGTCACCGGATCGCCGTCGAAGTCGATGGCGACGAAGTCTGGTGTGGTGCGCGCCCACCAGGTGAGCGCGTCTGCGACGGTGCCGCTCATGCTGCTGCTCCTCCACCTTGCGTGAAGTTAAACTAACGTCCCTAGGTTCTTCAGGCAAGGCCCATTCTTAATGGCTATAGGTTACCTGGGCAAGACCCAGGCTCCGTCTTCCCTGGTCAGATCACCGAATCCGTAGAGCGCGTCGTCCTGGTTGCGCTCGAATCCCAGTCTGCGCACCAGGCGGACCGCCCGGTCATCGGCGGGATCGATCCGCATCAGGGCGACCTGGTCGCCCCGCGCCGCGAACTCGGCGAGCGTCCGGGTCAGCAGCGCGAGACCGAGCCCCGTCCCCTGGAAGTCCCTGGCCACGGCGAGGGCGCGCAGGGCGCCCGCCCGGCGGGTCTCGAAGACCGTCGGCTCGGCGTCGGCGAGCACCAGGCCGACGGGCTCGCCGCCCGGTCGGCGGGCGAGGACGCCCCGGGCGCCGCCCGCCGCCAGCCCGGACACCACCTGCTGCCTCGCCCGCGCGGACAGCCCGCCCCGCGACAGCACCGACTCGCACTCGCGGACGAGTGCGTCACCGGCCTCGCCTTCGACGGCGTCCAGGACGACCCCCTCCGGCAACGGGGCCGCCGGAAGCTCCAGCGCATAGGGGCCGGTGAGCTGGCGGACCTGGAGCCAGGTCTGGGAGACGCGGGTCATGCCGAAGCGCCGGGCGAGCCGCTCGGCCGCGGGATGGTGCCCGTAGGCCCAGCCGCGCACCGTGCGCGCGCCCGACCCGAGCCAGCCGCCCCCACCGGTCTCGAGGCCGACGGTCTCGACGGTCAGCGTCGACACCCCCCGCGACCGGTAGTCGGGATGGACCACCAGGCGCGCGAGACCGCGCCCG
The sequence above is drawn from the Actinomadura hallensis genome and encodes:
- a CDS encoding GNAT family N-acetyltransferase, whose protein sequence is MTGDPMINHAVTGRLEGRDLEDALRLVREAGEYDEEAGFTRIPEELVRQAGDGRQTIRHLLVRGDLDDLTWDGTGGHLLAYAHLAVQDGRGLARLVVHPDYRSRGVSTLTVETVGLETGGGGWLGSGARTVRGWAYGHHPAAERLARRFGMTRVSQTWLQVRQLTGPYALELPAAPLPEGVVLDAVEGEAGDALVRECESVLSRGGLSARARQQVVSGLAAGGARGVLARRPGGEPVGLVLADAEPTVFETRRAGALRALAVARDFQGTGLGLALLTRTLAEFAARGDQVALMRIDPADDRAVRLVRRLGFERNQDDALYGFGDLTREDGAWVLPR
- a CDS encoding class I adenylate-forming enzyme family protein, giving the protein MSGTVADALTWWARTTPDFVAIDFDGDPVTYAELNTWADGVAATLRSDGVRPGDRVSIVAANSLEWCVAALAGFKIGAIVAPFNQRMVTRELAGLVEDCEPAVVYADEGAIEDRLREIRDEGAEFRLRTLQRDVRPLRGGAHPAVRNHVADLQDPTAIVYTSGTTGKPKGVIFTHGTIAGEMHEWHLIEGVEPQGLRALLVLPLFTAAGVIWNFCRVVLHGGTLFLQPGFVPGRALEVMAANKVTTLTGPPILFEQISRADGFEDADLTSLTTAHVGGARVPVDLLKTWMAKGVALRQIYGQTEIGGSATVMPRAEAHLHPEKCGYGGIFTKIRVVDPEGNDLPPNEPGEILLRGPGMMPGYWRNEEATREAFLDGWLRTGDIGVLDEQGRLTYVDRLKDMIISGGLNISPLEIEQVIQTMPGVKEVAVISVPDAKFGETPAAVVRAERPIEAAEVVEWCNERLADYKVPRYVVFVDGDLPRMASGKIAKRDLTRQYATLPETTAKVR
- a CDS encoding SDR family oxidoreductase translates to MPAGRVALVTGGGRGIGARISRRLAQDGFAVAVNYSRSADGAQAVVEEIEALGGRAAAVRGDVGVAAEAVDLVAATAELLGTPTVLVNNAGHAENASARSLGPEAWDRVLGVNLHGAYYCTHAALPGMYAAGWGRVIFLGSPAAGRSVTPTMAAYAAAKAGLVAMTKVLAKEVARRGITANVVVPGFVDTDMTRDAGDEHHAALRAAWPEIPADAVADTVAFLASDQAAYVSGEELGVWLGGPVH
- a CDS encoding CaiB/BaiF CoA transferase family protein, which translates into the protein MPGYSLLNGIRVLEVAQLAPSSVGGHLADLGADVIKVESGPGDGVRQGGAAAVGAPDGPAFMHLRWNRGKRSVALDLRSEKGKRAFRDLAAQSDVVIEGTRAGYLERLGLGPDVLAELKPSLVFCSISGFGSDGPYSRLGSGGPVFDGYGGLRRVNLPDEPPTEGMAGSTNPNIAMYALGAYGAMGVLAAILDARRTGVGKRIEVAGADVAAAWIPDEIDAALNRDRVVLRDGWLPDGRLPDWPRLEAYRTSDGGAMIFGAHLPKFWRNFCVAVGREDLLEYDLETVDEGSRERAEHVWRELKKIFAERTRAEWTEFFLEHDIAGGPVNTVDDLVRDPHFTARANTYRLVTEHGELELTASPVRVAGETFAPEQAPDLGADTAAVLAELAPSPSHDTSDQDAS